A genome region from Camelina sativa cultivar DH55 chromosome 10, Cs, whole genome shotgun sequence includes the following:
- the LOC104719604 gene encoding 60S ribosomal protein L5-1 codes for MVFVKPHKSNAYYKRYQVKFRRRRDGKTDYRARIRLINQDKNKYNTPKYRFVVRFTNKDIVAQIVSASIAGDIVKASAYAHELPQYGLSVGLTNYAAAYCTGLLLARRVLKMLEMDDEYEGNVEATGEDFSVEPTDSRRPFRALLDVGLIRTTTGNRVFGALKGALDGGLDIPHSDKRFAGFNKENKQLDAAIHRNYIYGGHVSNYMKILAEDEPEKLQTHFSAYIKKGVEAEGIEELYKKVHAAIRADPNPKKTVKPAPKQHKRYNLKKLTYEERKNKLIERVKALNGAGGDDDDEDDEE; via the exons ATG GTGTTTGTAAAGCCCCACAAGTCGAATGCTTACTATAAGAGGTACCAAGTGAAGTTCAGGAGAAGAAGAG ATGGAAAGACTGATTACAGGGCAAGGATCCGTCTTATTAACCAAGATAAGAATAAGTACAACACACCTAAGTACCGTTTTGTTGTAAGATTTACCAACAAAGACATAGTGGCGCAAATTGTGTCTGCAAGCATTGCTGGTGACATCGTTAAAGCCTCTGCTTATGCACATGAGCTGCCCCAGTATGGACTCTCTGTTGGTCTTACCAACTATGCTGCTG CTTACTGTACTGGCCTTCTCTTGGCTCGTCGTGTTCTGAAAATGTTGGAAATGGATGACGAGTATGAGGGCAACGTTGAG GCTACTGGTGAGGACTTTTCTGTTGAACCAACTGATTCCAGGAGACCTTTCCGTGCTCTTCTTGATGTTGGACTTATCAGGACCACAACTGGAAACCGTGTGTTTGGTGCACTCAAG GGTGCTTTGGACGGTGGTCTTGATATCCCACACAGTGACAAGAGATTCGCTGGTTTCAACAAAGAGAACAAGCAACTTGATGCTGCAATCCACAGGAACTACATCTATGGTGGCCATGTTTCAAACTACATGAAGATATTGGCGGAAGATGAGCCAGAGAAGTTACAGACTCACTTCAGTGCTTACATTAAGAAAGGAGTTGAAGCTGAAGGCATCGAGGAGTTGTACAAGAAGGTTCACGCTGCTATTCGAGCAGACCCCAACCCAAAGAAAACTGTGAAACCTGCTCCCAAGCAACACAAgag gtACAACTTGAAGAAGTTGACTTACgaagagaggaagaacaagTTGATCGAGAGAGTTAAGGCATTGAACGGAGcaggtggtgatgatgatgacgaggaTGATGAAGAGTAA
- the LOC109124717 gene encoding AIG2-like protein A translates to MSSSSSPQLHNVFVYGSFQEPDVNHVMLNRTPEIVSAILPGFQRFRLKGRLYPCIVPRENGEVHGKVLVGLTDDELENLDWVEGNEYERVTVEVIRKDNSEKMTVDTYPWINKNDPDIGGDWDFEEWKRLHMKKFIETFKDIMEFKRNPQKGRDDFQYVLREDPGNAPSS, encoded by the exons ATGAGTAGCTCTAGTTCTCCTCAGCTTCACAATGTTTTCGTCTACGGTAGTTTTCAAGAGCCTGATGTTAACCACGTCATGCTTAACCGTACTCCTGAGATCGTCTCTGCAATACTCCCTGGCTT TCAGAGGTTTAGGCTTAAAGGGAGATTGTATCCATGTATTGTACCCCGTGAGAATGGAGAAGTTCATGGAAAG GTACTAGTGGGATTAACGGATGATGAACTTGAGAATCTTGATTGGGTTGAAGGAAACGAATATGAAAGAGTTACAGTTGAGGTTATAAGGAAG GACAACTCAGAGAAGATGACAGTGGATACATATCCATGGATCAACAAGAATGATCCTGATATTGGTGGAGATTGGGATTTCGAG GAATGGAAACGATTGCATATGAAGAAATTCATAGAGACGTTCAAAGATATCATGGAATTTAAGAGGAATCCACAAAAGGGAAGAGATGATTTCCAATATGTTTTACGCGAAGATCCCGGGAATGCTCCGTCGTCTTGA